In Chloroflexota bacterium, the following are encoded in one genomic region:
- a CDS encoding formate--tetrahydrofolate ligase: MPKEKFTYLDPVPSDIDIAQAAEMKPILEIATQVGLTEDDLDLYGKYKAKVHLDVLDKFKDRPLGKYIDVTAITPTPLGEGKTTTTVGLSQAMGAYLGKDVITCIRQPSQGPTFGIKGGAAGGGYSQAVPMEDFNLHLTGDIHAVSAANNLLAAAIDARIMHERNYGDRFKKVTGLDPLNIDPYSITWNRVMDVNDRALRNIIVGLGGKADGIPRETGFDISVASEVMAILALTTSLEDMRERFSRIVIGQSYAREPVTAEDLGVAGAMTVLMKDAIMPNLMQTLEGTPAFVHAGPFANIAHGNSSIVSDQIALRLGDYVVTESGFGADIGMEKFMNIKCRYSGLTPDTVVLVATIRALKMHGGGPKVVAGRDLDKAYTEENLSLLEAGFANLAKNIEIARLFGVPVVVAINQFQYDTPAEIELVQQLSAETGAYAAVPTNHWAKGGYGSIELAEAVIDACEQPKDFKFLYPLDLSIKEKIETIAAQVYGADGVEYTPEANRQIRAYEKAGFGNLPMCMAKTHLSISHDPKLKGVPTGFTLPIREVRASVGAGFIYPLCGEMRTMPGLPSKPVYMKVDLDEEGRVVGLF, from the coding sequence ATGCCGAAAGAGAAATTCACCTACCTGGATCCGGTTCCGAGCGACATCGATATCGCTCAAGCTGCCGAGATGAAGCCCATCCTGGAGATAGCAACTCAGGTTGGACTCACTGAAGATGATCTGGACCTGTATGGCAAATACAAGGCCAAGGTCCATCTGGATGTTCTGGACAAGTTCAAGGATCGACCCCTGGGCAAGTATATCGATGTAACCGCCATTACGCCCACACCGCTGGGAGAGGGCAAGACCACCACCACTGTTGGCCTGAGTCAGGCGATGGGCGCCTATCTGGGGAAAGATGTCATTACCTGCATTCGGCAACCTTCCCAGGGACCGACCTTTGGAATCAAGGGTGGCGCGGCCGGTGGTGGCTACAGCCAGGCAGTGCCCATGGAGGACTTCAACCTCCACTTAACCGGTGACATCCATGCGGTAAGCGCTGCCAACAACCTGCTGGCAGCCGCAATCGATGCACGCATCATGCATGAACGCAACTATGGCGACCGGTTCAAGAAGGTTACAGGGTTGGATCCCCTTAACATCGACCCGTATAGCATAACCTGGAACCGTGTTATGGACGTCAACGACCGGGCGTTGCGCAATATCATCGTGGGCCTGGGCGGAAAGGCCGATGGCATTCCTCGAGAAACCGGATTTGACATCTCCGTTGCCAGCGAGGTGATGGCGATCCTGGCCCTGACCACCAGTCTTGAGGACATGCGGGAACGGTTTTCTCGCATCGTCATTGGGCAAAGCTATGCCAGGGAGCCTGTGACAGCCGAAGACTTGGGTGTGGCGGGCGCTATGACGGTCCTGATGAAGGACGCCATCATGCCCAATCTGATGCAAACCCTGGAGGGAACCCCTGCATTTGTCCATGCCGGACCTTTTGCCAATATTGCCCATGGCAACAGCAGCATCGTGTCCGATCAGATTGCTTTGAGGCTGGGCGACTATGTGGTCACCGAGTCGGGCTTTGGCGCCGACATTGGCATGGAGAAGTTCATGAACATCAAGTGCCGCTACTCGGGCCTGACTCCCGATACCGTGGTTCTTGTGGCAACGATCCGTGCGCTCAAGATGCATGGCGGTGGCCCCAAAGTGGTTGCCGGGCGCGACCTGGACAAGGCTTACACCGAGGAAAACCTGTCCCTGCTCGAAGCAGGCTTCGCCAATCTGGCCAAAAATATCGAGATCGCGCGGCTCTTCGGTGTACCTGTCGTGGTAGCGATCAATCAGTTCCAGTATGATACCCCGGCAGAGATCGAACTGGTACAGCAACTGTCGGCGGAAACAGGCGCCTATGCCGCGGTACCAACCAATCACTGGGCCAAGGGCGGCTATGGATCCATCGAATTGGCTGAGGCCGTCATCGATGCCTGTGAGCAGCCAAAGGACTTCAAGTTCCTCTACCCGCTGGATCTATCGATCAAGGAGAAGATCGAAACGATTGCGGCCCAGGTCTATGGCGCCGACGGTGTCGAATATACGCCTGAAGCCAACAGACAGATTCGCGCCTATGAAAAGGCCGGGTTTGGCAATCTGCCCATGTGCATGGCAAAAACTCATTTGAGCATCAGCCATGACCCCAAGCTCAAAGGGGTCCCCACCGGTTTCACGCTGCCCATTCGCGAGGTACGAGCCAGCGTGGGCGCAGGCTTCATCTACCCGCTATGCGGTGAGATGCGCACCATGCCTGGCTTGCCTTCAAAACCGGTCTACATGAAGGTAGATTTGGATGAGGAAGGCCGGGTGGTAGGGCTCTTCTAG
- a CDS encoding deoxyribonuclease IV encodes MSPKLGAHVSAAGGVSKAFPRAESIGCDTFQIFTRNQNRWVSKALDPAEIERWHQAAADSGLMPVVAHASYLINLGSPDDELWEKSIEAFVDELRRAEALGLLGVVLHPGAHMKEGEQAGIARVVAGLDRCHEETPGYKTLTLLEITAGQGTTLGYRFEHLAAMRGQVAEPARVGVCFDTCHAFAAGYDFRSIEDYGAMMDEFDQVIGLEQIKCFHFNDSKREFASRRDRHEHIGQGFIGLSGFAHILNDPRFSQVPMILETPKSKDMHEDVENLAQLRELLT; translated from the coding sequence ATGAGTCCCAAATTGGGCGCCCATGTTTCGGCTGCTGGTGGCGTAAGCAAGGCATTTCCCAGAGCCGAATCCATCGGCTGCGATACCTTCCAGATATTCACCCGCAATCAGAATCGCTGGGTAAGCAAAGCACTGGACCCGGCCGAGATTGAACGCTGGCATCAGGCTGCTGCTGACAGCGGCCTGATGCCAGTGGTGGCTCACGCTTCCTATTTGATCAATCTTGGATCGCCCGACGATGAATTGTGGGAGAAGTCAATCGAAGCGTTCGTGGATGAGTTACGTCGTGCTGAGGCATTGGGATTACTGGGTGTTGTGCTTCATCCGGGTGCCCACATGAAAGAGGGCGAGCAGGCTGGTATCGCTCGGGTGGTTGCTGGCCTGGACCGCTGTCACGAGGAAACGCCTGGCTACAAGACTCTCACGCTATTGGAGATCACCGCCGGGCAAGGAACGACCCTGGGCTATCGATTCGAGCATTTGGCCGCCATGCGTGGTCAAGTGGCGGAGCCAGCGAGAGTTGGTGTCTGCTTCGATACCTGTCACGCCTTTGCCGCGGGTTATGACTTCCGCTCGATAGAGGATTATGGGGCAATGATGGATGAGTTCGACCAGGTTATCGGCCTGGAGCAGATAAAATGCTTCCATTTCAACGACAGCAAGAGGGAATTCGCCAGCCGCCGGGACCGCCACGAGCATATCGGTCAGGGCTTCATCGGCCTCAGCGGGTTTGCCCATATTCTCAATGACCCTCGCTTTTCCCAGGTGCCGATGATTCTGGAGACTCCCAAGAGCAAGGATATGCACGAGGATGTGGAGAATCTGGCCCAACTACGAGAGTTGTTGACCTGA
- the trxA gene encoding thioredoxin, with protein sequence MTKPIVVTDDTFEADVLGAETLVLVDFWAPWCGPCHMIAPALEQLAVDYENQVVIAKVNTDEDSRYAEIYGVRGIPNMILFYQGEPVDRIVGAMPYLHLKGRLENALARTSETF encoded by the coding sequence ATGACAAAACCGATCGTGGTGACCGACGATACTTTCGAAGCGGACGTTCTGGGCGCAGAGACGCTGGTATTGGTTGATTTCTGGGCGCCCTGGTGTGGCCCATGTCACATGATCGCGCCGGCGTTGGAACAGCTGGCCGTTGATTATGAGAATCAAGTGGTGATTGCCAAGGTCAACACCGATGAGGATTCTCGCTATGCCGAGATCTACGGAGTACGCGGGATTCCTAACATGATTCTGTTTTACCAGGGTGAACCGGTTGACAGAATTGTCGGTGCGATGCCCTATCTCCATCTCAAAGGGCGGTTGGAGAACGCACTGGCCCGAACATCTGAAACCTTTTGA
- a CDS encoding LysM peptidoglycan-binding domain-containing protein — protein sequence MANRRRRIAPLAIVLVILLSAVPVGSGPMAAVGDALYNGGFEHGFEANQACGGMVGAGWGCFQNGGTAAYGFYDDMWDPVVYAGEHSQLIEINTKEMGGDNDRNAGIYQTAGVWPGTQYELSLKGMIRAEDNGGDPWRYRVYVGFDYYGGTDWQAVTDWRELPWDSYYDRLSPGEFSSYNTTVTPITKRLTVFVRVQRKWGTWYEETDVNLDAISLFGPVRVENYKPKPVHPPVAKPPVWHPPVVEPPIAHPPVAKPPVWHPPVKPPVHPGWGVHPPKPRPEPTIVCDGPNLLMNGGFEYGFQANGVANYWMGFNNGGRANYGYYDEQWPPVVSEGKHGQLIEINTLDVGDQTDPDRMSGIYQWLWLKPGATYEFSVDAMMRERNDHSDEDFYRYMVEWGYSANGWTDPANMTFRERVPLDNIYLRTEPGEMQSYTTRFAAPSETTTIWLFALKKWATLERELDANLDNVAIRICRKAYPMYPVHPPKPMPPVVYPPYPKPPVNPVPPSKPKPPIASCSDPGNVQYWVQPGDTLSGLAQQFGTTVAEIMVKNGLSNPNYIYVGQELCIPTQPVPEPYEPPTAEAPQPLPAPVTQTEQVPSTEIEVIQEAEASPFATEEAPGPTESPPAAAPAAVPPAQEEVERIGVTETYQIRRGDTLSRIAQNNGTTVEALVALNDIENPNWIYAGMVLEVSVR from the coding sequence ATGGCAAACCGACGAAGACGCATTGCACCCCTTGCCATCGTGCTCGTCATTCTCTTGAGCGCTGTGCCTGTGGGCTCGGGTCCCATGGCAGCCGTGGGAGACGCCCTATATAATGGTGGCTTCGAACACGGTTTCGAGGCGAACCAGGCGTGTGGAGGCATGGTGGGCGCTGGCTGGGGGTGCTTCCAGAATGGAGGCACGGCAGCCTACGGGTTCTACGATGATATGTGGGATCCCGTGGTCTATGCCGGCGAACACTCGCAGCTCATCGAGATCAACACGAAGGAGATGGGTGGCGACAATGACCGCAACGCCGGAATCTACCAAACGGCTGGCGTATGGCCAGGAACCCAGTACGAACTGTCGCTCAAGGGCATGATCCGTGCCGAGGATAACGGCGGGGACCCCTGGCGCTACCGGGTGTACGTAGGGTTTGACTACTATGGAGGCACCGACTGGCAAGCGGTCACCGACTGGCGTGAGTTGCCCTGGGACAGCTACTACGATCGCTTGAGCCCGGGTGAATTCAGCAGCTACAACACGACGGTAACACCGATAACCAAGAGGCTGACCGTATTCGTGCGGGTGCAGCGCAAGTGGGGCACCTGGTACGAGGAAACCGACGTCAACCTGGACGCCATTAGTCTCTTTGGCCCGGTAAGGGTTGAGAACTACAAACCCAAACCAGTGCATCCACCTGTGGCCAAGCCGCCAGTCTGGCATCCACCCGTAGTTGAACCACCGATCGCTCATCCGCCGGTTGCCAAGCCCCCAGTCTGGCATCCGCCCGTGAAACCGCCGGTGCATCCAGGTTGGGGAGTTCACCCGCCCAAGCCGCGGCCAGAGCCAACCATCGTGTGTGATGGCCCCAACCTGCTGATGAACGGTGGGTTTGAGTATGGCTTCCAGGCCAACGGCGTGGCCAACTACTGGATGGGCTTCAACAACGGTGGGCGAGCCAACTACGGTTACTATGATGAACAGTGGCCGCCAGTGGTGTCGGAAGGAAAGCACGGCCAGTTGATCGAGATCAATACGCTGGACGTGGGAGATCAGACCGATCCCGACCGGATGTCAGGGATCTACCAATGGTTGTGGCTGAAGCCAGGAGCGACGTACGAGTTCTCGGTGGATGCGATGATGCGGGAACGGAACGATCATTCGGACGAGGATTTCTACCGCTACATGGTGGAATGGGGCTACTCAGCCAATGGGTGGACGGATCCTGCCAACATGACCTTCCGGGAACGGGTGCCGTTGGACAACATCTACCTGCGGACGGAGCCGGGAGAGATGCAGTCCTACACCACGCGGTTCGCGGCACCGAGTGAGACGACGACGATCTGGCTGTTTGCATTGAAGAAGTGGGCAACGCTGGAGCGGGAGTTGGATGCAAATCTGGATAACGTAGCGATCAGGATCTGTCGCAAGGCCTATCCTATGTACCCAGTCCATCCGCCGAAGCCGATGCCACCTGTGGTTTACCCACCATACCCCAAACCACCGGTGAACCCGGTACCGCCAAGCAAGCCCAAGCCGCCAATAGCAAGCTGCTCCGATCCAGGTAACGTGCAATATTGGGTCCAGCCAGGAGACACCCTCTCAGGCTTGGCTCAGCAGTTCGGCACAACCGTGGCCGAAATCATGGTGAAGAATGGCCTGAGCAATCCGAATTACATCTATGTGGGTCAGGAACTGTGCATACCCACACAGCCGGTGCCGGAACCCTACGAGCCTCCAACCGCGGAAGCGCCCCAACCGCTCCCTGCACCAGTCACACAGACTGAGCAGGTCCCGTCAACAGAGATCGAGGTTATCCAGGAAGCGGAAGCATCACCGTTCGCGACCGAAGAGGCACCCGGGCCAACGGAATCGCCCCCAGCGGCGGCGCCCGCGGCAGTACCGCCAGCTCAGGAAGAGGTTGAGAGAATCGGTGTAACTGAAACCTACCAAATAAGGCGGGGTGATACACTCAGCAGGATTGCCCAGAACAACGGCACAACTGTTGAAGCCCTGGTTGCACTGAACGACATCGAGAATCCCAACTGGATCTATGCCGGGATGGTTCTCGAGGTATCCGTGAGGTAG
- the lpdA gene encoding dihydrolipoyl dehydrogenase — MSEQYDVLIIGGGPGGYVAAIRSAQLGMKTALVERESLGGVCLNWGCIPSKALLRNAELVNVFQHQSRDLGFSFDNFSADFQKAFKRSRQVSKRLVKGVGFLMRKNEIDLFEGSARLISATAVEIQPDNQVINAKNIIIATGARNRTFPGMEVDGERVMGYREAIVLDQSPESFVVIGTGAIGVEFAYMHNAYGAKVTLIEMLPHILPLEDEELSEELEKAYKKLGIDVRTATRVERIENNEAGVTVHAKQLDSGETLTFEAEKALVAVGVQPNTDDLGLDVAGVHTAKGGFITINETMQTSVPNIYAIGDVTGKLMLAHVASAMGMVAAETIAGEETQGFSDDDYLFMPRCTYCQPQVASMGLTEKQAQQRGHEISVGRFPFQANGKALGLNERAGWIKIISDKRYGEILGAHMIGPEVTELLPELVLARTSELTAHEIARSVHAHPTLSEAIMEAAHAVEGAPIHS; from the coding sequence ATGAGCGAACAATACGATGTTTTGATCATTGGTGGTGGACCAGGCGGCTACGTAGCTGCCATCCGCTCTGCTCAACTGGGTATGAAGACCGCGCTGGTCGAAAGAGAATCGCTTGGCGGCGTGTGTCTGAACTGGGGTTGCATTCCCAGTAAGGCCTTGCTGCGCAATGCAGAATTGGTGAACGTCTTTCAGCACCAGAGTCGAGACCTGGGATTCAGTTTCGACAACTTCAGTGCTGACTTCCAAAAGGCCTTCAAGCGAAGCCGGCAGGTGTCCAAGCGGTTGGTCAAGGGCGTGGGCTTCCTGATGCGCAAGAATGAGATCGATCTCTTTGAAGGCTCGGCCAGGCTGATCTCTGCGACGGCCGTCGAAATCCAACCGGATAATCAGGTCATCAATGCCAAAAACATCATCATAGCCACAGGTGCCCGCAACCGGACCTTTCCCGGCATGGAAGTCGACGGCGAACGGGTCATGGGGTATCGTGAGGCCATCGTGCTGGACCAATCCCCGGAAAGTTTTGTGGTTATCGGCACCGGTGCCATTGGTGTCGAGTTTGCCTACATGCACAACGCCTATGGCGCCAAGGTCACCCTGATCGAAATGCTTCCCCATATACTGCCACTCGAGGACGAAGAGCTAAGCGAAGAACTGGAGAAGGCCTATAAGAAGTTGGGGATTGATGTGCGTACCGCGACTCGGGTAGAGCGAATCGAAAACAATGAGGCTGGGGTCACAGTACACGCCAAACAGTTGGATAGTGGCGAAACACTGACCTTTGAGGCCGAAAAAGCGCTGGTGGCTGTGGGTGTGCAGCCAAATACCGATGATTTGGGGCTTGACGTTGCTGGAGTCCACACCGCAAAAGGTGGCTTTATCACGATCAATGAGACTATGCAGACCAGTGTGCCCAACATATATGCCATCGGCGATGTCACTGGAAAGCTGATGCTGGCCCACGTGGCCAGTGCGATGGGAATGGTGGCCGCCGAAACCATTGCCGGCGAGGAAACGCAGGGATTCAGTGACGACGACTACCTTTTCATGCCGCGTTGCACCTATTGCCAGCCACAGGTGGCGTCCATGGGCTTGACTGAGAAGCAGGCGCAGCAGCGTGGCCACGAAATCAGTGTGGGGCGTTTCCCATTCCAGGCCAACGGTAAGGCGCTCGGCCTGAATGAACGCGCAGGTTGGATCAAGATCATCTCCGACAAACGTTATGGTGAGATCCTGGGCGCTCATATGATTGGGCCCGAAGTGACAGAATTGCTGCCGGAGCTGGTTTTGGCCCGAACGTCAGAGTTGACGGCTCATGAAATAGCCCGCAGTGTGCATGCACACCCCACCCTCTCTGAAGCTATCATGGAAGCAGCCCACGCTGTCGAGGGCGCGCCTATTCATTCGTAG
- the trxA gene encoding thioredoxin → MKPIHVTDADFDEIILQADVPAVVDLWAEWCGPCHMITPSVEEMASEYEGKAIIAKMNVDENPGTPPKLGIMGIPTLIYFKDGKEVDRQVGVAGYAQLAGKLENLLD, encoded by the coding sequence GTGAAGCCAATCCACGTAACGGATGCAGATTTCGATGAGATCATTCTGCAGGCCGATGTGCCGGCTGTGGTCGATCTTTGGGCGGAATGGTGTGGTCCTTGCCACATGATTACACCGTCGGTGGAAGAAATGGCAAGTGAATATGAGGGCAAGGCGATCATTGCCAAGATGAATGTTGACGAAAACCCAGGTACCCCGCCCAAGCTCGGTATTATGGGAATTCCAACCTTGATATACTTCAAGGATGGCAAAGAAGTAGATCGGCAAGTGGGCGTTGCCGGTTATGCACAACTGGCTGGCAAGCTGGAAAACCTGCTGGACTGA
- the obgE gene encoding GTPase ObgE produces MGRETGLFFDQTTINVKAGDGGNGIVAFRREKFVPRGGPAGGNGGKGGDVILHADSSLNTLLPFKYKVHFRAERGGHGGGSNKQGKRGKNEVVRVPAGTAVFLRDSDDQIADLVQDGQEVIVARGGRGGRGNTSFKSATNQAPRLAEKGEPGEEHWLRLELKLIADVGIIGVPNAGKSTLLSVVSRAKPKIADYPFTTLVPNLGVAVVDHRDFVLADIPGLIEGAHAGSGLGHQFLRHVERTRMLIHMINGLSPDPLGDFEAINTELQLFNPLMASKPQIVVFNKMDLSEVRELWPLVKEEFENMGVVNPMAISAVAGENVQMLLRRTLAMLDELPDEQRAPVEIAVYRPEIDENIFEIEKLEDHWRVRGKRIERAATMTNWDYYEAQLRFQRILEAMGVSAALEEAGVEDGNTVMIGDTELVWGDQG; encoded by the coding sequence ACGATCAATGTAAAAGCGGGCGACGGTGGCAATGGCATCGTCGCCTTTCGGCGCGAGAAATTTGTTCCCCGAGGAGGGCCTGCCGGTGGCAATGGGGGCAAGGGCGGCGACGTCATCCTGCACGCCGACAGCAGCCTGAATACCCTGCTGCCATTCAAGTACAAGGTTCACTTCCGGGCAGAGCGGGGTGGTCATGGTGGCGGAAGCAACAAGCAGGGGAAAAGAGGCAAGAATGAAGTTGTCCGCGTGCCGGCCGGTACTGCCGTGTTTCTCCGCGACAGCGATGACCAGATCGCCGACCTGGTGCAGGATGGCCAGGAGGTGATTGTAGCCCGTGGTGGACGTGGCGGGCGGGGAAATACTTCCTTCAAGAGTGCCACCAACCAGGCGCCTCGACTGGCGGAGAAGGGCGAACCGGGTGAAGAGCACTGGTTACGCCTGGAACTTAAGTTGATTGCCGATGTTGGAATCATAGGCGTGCCCAACGCGGGCAAGTCTACCCTCCTGTCTGTTGTCAGTCGTGCCAAACCAAAGATCGCCGATTATCCCTTTACCACCCTGGTACCCAACCTCGGCGTGGCGGTTGTGGACCACCGGGATTTCGTTCTGGCCGATATTCCCGGTTTGATCGAAGGTGCTCACGCCGGCAGCGGTCTGGGGCATCAATTCCTTCGCCATGTCGAGCGCACGCGCATGTTGATTCACATGATCAACGGTCTTAGCCCTGATCCTCTTGGGGATTTTGAGGCAATCAATACCGAATTGCAGTTATTCAATCCCCTCATGGCGAGCAAACCCCAGATCGTTGTATTCAACAAGATGGATTTATCAGAGGTGCGTGAGTTGTGGCCGTTGGTCAAAGAGGAATTTGAGAACATGGGCGTTGTTAACCCGATGGCAATCTCTGCCGTAGCAGGTGAAAACGTTCAAATGCTGTTGCGCAGAACGCTGGCAATGCTCGATGAGCTTCCAGATGAGCAGCGCGCGCCCGTGGAAATAGCAGTTTATCGTCCAGAGATAGATGAAAACATCTTCGAAATCGAAAAACTTGAGGACCATTGGCGAGTGAGGGGCAAACGCATCGAGCGGGCAGCCACCATGACCAATTGGGATTACTATGAGGCTCAACTGCGTTTTCAGCGAATCCTGGAGGCCATGGGAGTCAGCGCTGCTCTGGAAGAAGCCGGTGTCGAGGACGGTAACACCGTAATGATCGGCGACACAGAGCTGGTCTGGGGAGATCAGGGCTGA
- the nadD gene encoding nicotinate-nucleotide adenylyltransferase yields the protein MRLGILGGTFDPIHLGHLILAEEAWYQLGLEKVLLVPAGDPPHKRGRRLSAVDHRVNMIELAIADNPHFELSRVDVDRPGPHFTGDMVRLHLELYGAGTDLYFLMGLDSLADLPNWHEPKKLVELCNLVALSRPDTGFDWDVLEDKLPDVRWRVIFLPMPELQISSKMLQQRVRQGRPLRYQVLPQVEAYIHEHCLYRWDFQGNDIPGAVLGSDEGA from the coding sequence ATGCGTTTGGGAATATTAGGTGGGACGTTCGATCCCATTCACCTCGGCCATCTGATACTGGCGGAAGAAGCCTGGTACCAGTTGGGTTTGGAGAAGGTTCTGTTGGTACCCGCAGGCGATCCGCCCCATAAGCGTGGCCGCCGGCTGTCGGCCGTTGACCATCGGGTGAATATGATCGAGCTGGCCATTGCTGACAATCCTCACTTCGAGCTGTCACGGGTCGATGTCGATCGCCCTGGCCCGCATTTCACCGGGGATATGGTGCGATTGCATCTGGAGTTGTACGGCGCAGGCACCGATCTCTATTTTCTCATGGGCCTGGATTCGCTGGCCGATCTTCCCAACTGGCATGAGCCCAAGAAGTTGGTAGAACTCTGCAACCTGGTGGCCCTCAGCAGGCCCGATACAGGCTTTGATTGGGATGTCCTCGAGGACAAGTTGCCTGATGTGCGCTGGCGGGTGATTTTCCTGCCCATGCCGGAGCTTCAGATATCCAGCAAAATGCTGCAGCAACGGGTGCGCCAGGGCAGGCCCCTTCGCTACCAGGTGTTACCGCAGGTGGAGGCATATATCCACGAGCACTGCCTTTACCGCTGGGATTTCCAGGGCAATGACATTCCCGGCGCGGTGCTGGGCTCAGACGAAGGCGCATAA
- a CDS encoding cob(I)yrinic acid a,c-diamide adenosyltransferase encodes MASDNPFFTRSGDEGYTGILGHERVAKYDLQPEACGTLDEVSAVLGVARAAANSQLDVDIIVTVQRDLYDAMADLAMTPEAAAKAGCRLEQSRVNWLESMIEELGKEVELPPAFVVPGDSYAGAMLDVARTVTRRAERLVAKLYHQALLCNPAVLQYLNRLSSLLFVVARFEDIAAGVTQFTLAKPEEDR; translated from the coding sequence ATGGCGTCCGATAACCCCTTCTTTACCCGCTCCGGTGATGAGGGCTATACAGGCATTCTCGGCCACGAGCGCGTTGCCAAATATGATCTTCAGCCTGAGGCCTGCGGCACGCTGGACGAGGTATCCGCTGTGCTTGGCGTGGCGCGGGCTGCCGCAAACAGCCAGCTTGACGTTGATATTATTGTTACAGTTCAACGGGATCTCTACGACGCCATGGCCGATCTGGCAATGACGCCGGAGGCAGCGGCGAAAGCTGGATGCAGGCTTGAGCAGTCCCGGGTCAACTGGCTGGAAAGCATGATCGAAGAGCTTGGCAAAGAGGTTGAGCTTCCACCGGCATTTGTCGTGCCCGGTGATAGCTATGCAGGGGCTATGCTCGATGTAGCCCGAACGGTGACTCGACGGGCTGAACGCCTGGTGGCAAAGCTCTACCACCAGGCGCTGCTCTGTAACCCGGCTGTTCTGCAGTACCTCAACAGATTGTCATCACTCCTGTTTGTGGTGGCTCGATTTGAAGATATAGCTGCCGGGGTGACCCAGTTTACCCTGGCGAAACCGGAGGAAGACAGATGA
- the lipA gene encoding lipoyl synthase translates to MTISPIDSGKSQTGQLTRGRRPPWLRVRMADSDGYRRIKQMMRGHSLHTVCEEAMCPNIGECWERGTATFLLMGETCTRSCGFCKIKTGRPASLDEGEPWRVAETVQMMGLRHAVLTSVNRDELPDGGAHVFAETLRQIRKMQPGCTVEVLIPDFQGNWEALQLVMDERPEILNHNVETVPPLYRRVRPQARYTQSLELLCQARQMVSDGITKTGIMLGLGETREEVLQVMDDLRAADVDIMTIGQYLQPSKWHLPIERYASPEEFEQLRDEGMARGFKWVESGPLVRSSYHADGQVDQLAVQPVS, encoded by the coding sequence ATGACTATATCACCAATTGACTCGGGCAAATCGCAGACAGGACAGTTGACGCGCGGTCGCCGTCCTCCCTGGTTGCGTGTGCGTATGGCCGATAGCGACGGCTACCGGCGAATCAAACAGATGATGCGGGGCCACAGTCTGCATACTGTCTGCGAGGAAGCCATGTGCCCCAACATCGGAGAGTGTTGGGAACGGGGCACGGCAACCTTCCTTCTGATGGGCGAAACATGCACACGCTCCTGTGGCTTCTGTAAGATCAAGACAGGTCGGCCAGCTTCCCTTGATGAAGGCGAACCCTGGCGTGTAGCCGAAACGGTGCAGATGATGGGTCTCCGGCATGCCGTGTTGACCAGTGTTAATCGAGATGAACTCCCGGATGGGGGCGCACACGTCTTCGCCGAAACCCTTCGTCAGATAAGAAAGATGCAACCCGGCTGCACAGTCGAGGTGCTGATTCCCGATTTTCAGGGTAACTGGGAGGCACTTCAATTGGTCATGGATGAACGACCGGAGATCTTAAACCACAATGTCGAGACCGTGCCTCCCCTGTATCGGCGGGTGCGTCCCCAGGCCAGGTATACGCAATCATTGGAACTGTTGTGCCAGGCCCGCCAGATGGTTTCTGATGGCATAACAAAAACCGGTATCATGCTGGGCCTGGGGGAAACCAGGGAGGAAGTTTTACAGGTCATGGATGATCTGAGGGCTGCCGATGTGGATATCATGACCATCGGGCAGTATCTTCAGCCCAGCAAGTGGCATTTGCCAATTGAGCGTTACGCTTCGCCCGAAGAGTTCGAACAACTCCGTGATGAAGGCATGGCGCGTGGATTCAAGTGGGTGGAATCAGGACCACTCGTTCGGTCATCCTATCACGCGGACGGGCAGGTGGATCAACTGGCCGTTCAACCCGTCAGTTGA